The Actinoplanes sp. N902-109 genomic interval ATGCTTTTGGCGTGCCCACGGAATTCATGCCGGTTGGGGCGCTCACCGTCGGTTACAAAGTGGCGGATAAGAGGTCACCGTCACTGCGCCGGGGCCACCGGCCGGTGGACGAAGTGGTGCATCATGGCCGGTGGGCCGCGACCCCGCCGGCTGGATAGGCTGGCGGAAGCCGTCGGCGGCCGGAGACCGGAGGGGGAGTGTCGTCGTGATCTTCAAAGCGGTGCGGGATGGAGCGCCGTACCCCGAGCATCACACGACGCTCAAGGCCTGGGCCGAGATCCCGCCCCGGCCGATCCGGCTGGCTGACCTCATCACCACCAAGCGCGAGCTGGCGCTCGACAAGCTGCTCGCCGAGGACTCGACCTTCTACGGCGACCTGTTCCCGCACGTCGTGGAGTGGCACGGCGGCCTCTATCTGGAGGACGGGCTGCACCGGGCACTGCGGGCGGCCCTGCAGCAGCGCAACCAGATCCATGCCAGAGTGCTCGTCATCGACAACTAACACCGCTAGTTTCAAGGCATGGCCGTTTCCCCGCTGGACCTGCTCGATCTTGATGACCTGCTGAGCGACGAGGAACGCGACGTCCGCGCGGTGACCCGCCGGCTTGTCGACGATCTCGTCCGGCCCCATGTGGCCGGGTGGTACGAGCGCGGTGCTGTGCCCGTACGTGAGCTGGCTCGGGAATTCGGCAAGCTCGGGCTGCTCGGCATGCACCTGACCGGGTACGGGTGTGCCGGCGCGTCGGCGGTGCAGTACGGCCTGGCCTGTCTGGAGCTGGAGGCGGCCGACTCGGGCGTGCGCTCGCTCGTCTCGGTGCAGGGCTCGCTGGCGATGTATGCCATCTGGAAGTTCGGCAGCGAGGAGCAGAAGCAGCAGTGGCTGCCGGGCATGGCCGCCGGCGAGCTGATCGGCTGCTTCGGGTTGACCGAACCGGATCATGGCTCGGACCCGGCCAACATGTCCACCCGGGCCCGGCGCGACGGCGACGGCTGGGTGCTCAACGGCGGCAAGATGTGGATCACCAACGCGCCGCTGGCCGAGGTGGCGGTGATCTGGGCCCGCGCCGAGGACGGCGTGGTCGGTTTCGCGGTGCCCACGTCGACGCCCGGGTTCAGCGTCCGCGAGGTCCAGCAGAAGCTCTCGCTGCGCGCGTCGGCCACCGGGGAGATCACCCTCGACGACGTCCGGCTGCCCGAGTCCGCGCGGCTCCCGTCGGCGCGCGGCCTGAAAGCGCCGCTCTCCTGTCTGACCGAGGCCCGCTTCGGCATCATCTGGGGTGCGCTGGGTGCGGCCCGCGACTGCCTGGAAACCGCCATCTCGTACGCCCGGAGCCGCGAGCAGTTCGGCCGCCCGATCGCAGGTTTCCAGCTGACCCAGGCCAAGCTCGCCGACATGACGCTGGAACTGCAGAAGGGCTATCTGCTCGCGCTGCACCTCGGCCGGCGCCGGGACACCGCGGGGCTGCGCCCGGAACAGGTCAGCGTCGGCAAGCTCAACAACGTCCGGGAGGCACTGAAGATCGCCCGCCAGTGCCGCACGATCCTCGGTGCCAACGGCATCAGCGGCGAGTATCCCGTGCTGCGGCACGCCAACAACCTGGAGAGTGTGCTCACCTACGAGGGCACGTCCGAGGTGCACCAGCTGGTCATCGGCCAGAAATTGACGGATCTGAACGCCTTCGCCGGGTGAGCCCGCCGGAAAAATGTCGCACCCGCTCTCTACCGTGGGTATAGAGCTACTGGAGGTGTTGGGATGGCCGAGTCGCACACGCCCAAGGTCGTCGACGACCCCACTTCGGAATATCCCGAGGTGGAGGCGCCGCCACCGACCCCGGCGGCCGACCCTGAGCAGCCCCGGCGGGTGGGTGGCTTCGCCCGCGTCCTGATCTTCTTCGGGGTCGTGTTCGCGCTGATCGTGGCCATGTGCTTCGGCCTGCGCGCGCTCAACGTGCTGCCCAGCTTCGACAACCCGTTCTCCGACAAGACGACCGACCGCAGCCAGCCCGTGCTGCTGCAGTCCATGCGTGACCTGAGCCGCTACGTCGCCGCCGACGGCAACTTCCAGGTGATCGTCGACCTCCAGGAGAACAAGGACAACGTCCCCGACTTCCTGATCAACGACCGCACGCTGTTCGTCGGCGCGGGCACCGTCGAGGAGTACGTCGACTTCAGCAAGCTGTCCACCGATGCGCTCAGCGTCGACGAGGGCAACAACAAGATCACCATCAAGCTGCCCGCACCCGAGCAGGGCCAAGCGGCGCTCGACATGAACCGCAGCTATGTGGTGGCCGAGGAGCGGGGCCTGTTCAACCGCATCGGCGACGCCTTCAAGTCCGACCCCAACCAGCAGCAGCGGGTCTACCAGCTCGCCCAGCAGCGGATCACCGAGGCGGCCAGGAGCAGCGGCCTCGACCAGCGCGCCCAGCAGAACACGGAGAAGATGCTGCAGAGCCTGTTCGCTCGGCTCGGCTACACCACGGTGACCGTCCAGTTCACCAACCCGTAGCGGGAGGACATCAGCCATGGCCGGTGACGACGGCGGCAAGCCGCAGACATTGGCGTTGCAAGGACTGGCGAACCGGGTCGTGCGCGGGCTGCTGCGGCTGCCCCTGGTGTCCCGGCGCCTCGGCAGTCAGCTGATCACGCTCTACGTGGTCGGGCGCAAGTCCGGCAAGCGGTACACCGTGCCGGTCGCCTACACCCCGCACGACGGCGTGCTGCTGATCGGCTCGCCGTTCGCCTGGGGCCGGAATTTGCGCACCGGCGAGCCGCTGGAGGTGCGCTACAAGGGGCGGCGCACCACGGCGGACGTCGAGGTCCTGTCGGCCGAGCCGGAGGTGGTGCGAGACTATGCGGTGATCGCCCGGGCCAACCGCCAGTTCGCCGGCTTCAACAAGATCACGCTGTCCGCGGACGGCACACCCGACCCGGCTGACCTGCACCGAGCCTGGCGGAACGGCGCCCGCGTCTATCGCCTGACAGTGCACTGACCCGGGGCCCGGATGTCGACGAGGCGCACCCTCCCTAGCGGACCGTGCGGCACCGGGCGGTCTGTGCCCGCATGGTGCTCGGCGACGTGGATGTGGCAGCGGTCGCGCTGGACCAGCTCGTCAAGGAACTGTCGACCAACGAGCTGACCCAGGACGAACCGGTTCGTGATCCTGGCGGTCCTGCTCGAACTGACCGGCGGCGCCGCGCGACGGGTCACGCGCCGACCGGAAAGGGAAACCCTGACCGGTTTTGCTCACCTGTCGAAGCCGGGTGGCCGACGCCGGGGGTTCCGCGGGTCGCCTAGCCTGCCGCCGCGCGCACCGCGGCCACCCCGGCCGGCGGTGGTCGGCGCTCCCGGTTGAAGGGGCTGTCCCGCCTGCTCCGGTCGCGGTGTTCGCCGGGTCGCTGTTGCCGTTGGCGTCGCTCCCAGAGGCACGATCGACGCTCACCCTGGTTTGTGGCAACGATCCGAGTGCGGGCGCGACAGTCGATGATCGAGTCGTCCGTGCCGCGGGCCAGGCGCGACAGCCGATGATCGCGTGGTCCGCCTCCTGGGCCGGGCGCCGGTGCCTGTTTCGTAGGGGTGCCGGAGCGAGGCCGGGTTCAGGTTATGGCTGGGTGTGCGACGTGGGCGCCCGGACACCGCCTTTGTGGTCGCGGCGTTCGGTCGGGCGGGCACTGCACGCGCCGCAGCCTGGTCATTCCCGACGAGCCAAGGCTCCGGGTGGTGAACGGTCACCGGACCCGGCACCTGCCCGGCCGGCCGGTTGCAAGCAGGCCGGCGCGCGGCTGAGCAGCAGTCGGCGGGCCGGGTGCCCGGATGCCGACGGCGGACCCGGCGCTCGGATGCTCGCGGCGGGCCGGGTGCCCGGATGTCGACGGTGGGCTCGGCGCCCGGGATGCCCGCGGCGGGCCGGGTGGCGGGTGCCGGGCGGTGCGGCGTCAGGCCCGGTGCCGGGAGGTGCGGCGGCGGGGTCAGCCGGCGTAGGGGAGGGCGATGTCGAGGACCCCAGGTCACGCCGAAGCGGTCCCGCAGCCTGCCGTACAGCGGGACCATCCGGCCGGGCCGAGGTCCTCGAGGACGCCGGCACCGTCGGACAGGCCCTTCCACCAGGTGGTGATCTCGTCGGCGTCCTGGCCGCGGACCGACACGAAGAAGGACCGGTGGTCGTACGGCTGGTCCTCGCGCACGTCGTACG includes:
- a CDS encoding acyl-CoA dehydrogenase family protein, with the translated sequence MAVSPLDLLDLDDLLSDEERDVRAVTRRLVDDLVRPHVAGWYERGAVPVRELAREFGKLGLLGMHLTGYGCAGASAVQYGLACLELEAADSGVRSLVSVQGSLAMYAIWKFGSEEQKQQWLPGMAAGELIGCFGLTEPDHGSDPANMSTRARRDGDGWVLNGGKMWITNAPLAEVAVIWARAEDGVVGFAVPTSTPGFSVREVQQKLSLRASATGEITLDDVRLPESARLPSARGLKAPLSCLTEARFGIIWGALGAARDCLETAISYARSREQFGRPIAGFQLTQAKLADMTLELQKGYLLALHLGRRRDTAGLRPEQVSVGKLNNVREALKIARQCRTILGANGISGEYPVLRHANNLESVLTYEGTSEVHQLVIGQKLTDLNAFAG
- a CDS encoding DUF4230 domain-containing protein; translated protein: MAESHTPKVVDDPTSEYPEVEAPPPTPAADPEQPRRVGGFARVLIFFGVVFALIVAMCFGLRALNVLPSFDNPFSDKTTDRSQPVLLQSMRDLSRYVAADGNFQVIVDLQENKDNVPDFLINDRTLFVGAGTVEEYVDFSKLSTDALSVDEGNNKITIKLPAPEQGQAALDMNRSYVVAEERGLFNRIGDAFKSDPNQQQRVYQLAQQRITEAARSSGLDQRAQQNTEKMLQSLFARLGYTTVTVQFTNP
- a CDS encoding type II toxin-antitoxin system VapB family antitoxin, producing MIFKAVRDGAPYPEHHTTLKAWAEIPPRPIRLADLITTKRELALDKLLAEDSTFYGDLFPHVVEWHGGLYLEDGLHRALRAALQQRNQIHARVLVIDN